In Leuconostocaceae bacterium ESL0723, the following proteins share a genomic window:
- a CDS encoding bifunctional oligoribonuclease/PAP phosphatase NrnA — MATIQEDILATIKRYDTIIIHRHQRPDPDAYGSQLGLKAILQASFPEKKIYAVGKTIPGLAWIAGKDQPLMDEVPDSAYRNALVIVCDTANAPRIDDQRWSNTLELVKIDHHPNNEPYGDWQWVEDQQAATSVMIYEFYQQLKDQGLKMTAEAARFLYIGIIGDTGRFLYGLDSEVFRVAADLIQYGFDYQELYLHMTTISENAAKFSGYVLQHLNILPSGFAYVVLTRTLIHQFDLGDAGTSFIVSLPSRVDRVKAWAIFEEQDEGDFRVRLRSRSVPINQIAEKFGGGGHMMASGAWAQDQGEIDQIIKAVDQEINAHAAAQAAQDKDGQDA; from the coding sequence ATGGCAACGATTCAAGAAGACATACTCGCAACAATTAAACGATACGACACGATTATTATTCACCGTCACCAGCGGCCAGATCCGGATGCTTATGGTTCCCAGCTAGGATTAAAAGCCATTTTGCAGGCCTCTTTCCCAGAGAAGAAGATTTACGCGGTTGGTAAGACGATTCCAGGACTAGCCTGGATTGCCGGTAAGGACCAGCCCCTAATGGACGAGGTGCCAGATTCGGCTTACCGCAATGCCCTGGTGATTGTTTGTGATACGGCCAATGCGCCCCGAATTGATGATCAACGTTGGTCCAACACCCTGGAACTAGTGAAGATTGACCACCATCCTAATAATGAGCCCTATGGTGATTGGCAGTGGGTCGAAGACCAACAGGCTGCTACCAGTGTCATGATTTATGAGTTCTACCAGCAACTTAAGGACCAGGGACTGAAGATGACAGCCGAGGCTGCCCGTTTCCTCTATATTGGGATTATCGGCGATACTGGCCGTTTCCTTTATGGTCTGGACTCAGAAGTCTTCCGAGTGGCCGCGGATTTGATTCAATACGGTTTTGACTACCAGGAGCTGTACCTGCACATGACCACGATTTCGGAAAATGCAGCGAAGTTCTCTGGTTATGTTCTGCAGCACCTAAACATTTTGCCCTCGGGCTTTGCCTATGTCGTGTTAACCCGGACCCTGATTCACCAGTTTGACTTGGGTGACGCCGGGACTTCCTTCATTGTTTCCCTGCCATCCCGGGTTGACCGGGTCAAGGCCTGGGCAATTTTTGAAGAGCAGGATGAAGGGGACTTCCGGGTGCGCCTGCGTTCCCGCAGTGTACCCATCAACCAAATCGCTGAAAAGTTTGGCGGCGGGGGTCATATGATGGCATCGGGTGCCTGGGCCCAGGACCAGGGTGAAATCGACCAGATTATTAAGGCCGTTGACCAGGAAATTAATGCCCACGCAGCCGCTCAAGCAGCACAGGATAAGGACGGACAGGATGCCTGA
- the dinB gene encoding DNA polymerase IV — MAEFLKTNDQRRILHVDLDAFYAQIEMRDNPDLKKVALIISRDPQESHGHGVVATANYAARKLGVHSAMSAAQAKRLAPDAVFLRPNFDKYRAVSQQIQAIFKQYTKKIERVALDEAYLDVTDSPHRSTAIAAKIRHQVMAQTSLTCSVGVSHNKLLAKLGSENHKPNGVTVINPEDVLDFIGNLKIADFRGVGARSQEKFKALDIENGYQLRALSIETLRANFGKMGDHLYWQARGVHFGRVMWQRQRQSVGKEETFDYPLRQRQQISQEFKKLATKLVTLLQNKQLSGRTINVKIRDDQYRTINRSLTKEGAWPVDVEAVQNAAQQIFDHAFEEEFSIRLLGISFSNLQDNHYQNISLFDQAD, encoded by the coding sequence ATGGCTGAATTTTTAAAGACCAATGATCAGCGACGGATTCTCCACGTGGACTTGGATGCCTTCTACGCCCAAATTGAGATGCGGGATAACCCCGACTTGAAAAAGGTGGCCCTGATCATTAGCCGTGACCCCCAGGAATCCCATGGCCACGGCGTGGTGGCGACTGCCAATTACGCGGCCCGCAAGCTGGGTGTCCATTCAGCGATGAGTGCTGCCCAGGCTAAACGTTTGGCCCCCGACGCCGTGTTTTTGCGCCCCAATTTTGATAAGTACCGGGCTGTGTCCCAGCAAATTCAAGCTATTTTTAAGCAGTATACGAAAAAAATTGAACGGGTCGCCTTAGATGAGGCTTACCTGGATGTTACCGACAGTCCCCACCGGTCGACGGCCATTGCCGCTAAGATTCGTCACCAGGTCATGGCCCAGACCAGCCTGACCTGTTCGGTTGGCGTTTCTCACAATAAACTGTTGGCAAAGCTGGGCTCTGAAAACCACAAACCCAACGGGGTGACCGTGATTAATCCAGAGGATGTTTTGGACTTTATCGGCAACTTGAAGATTGCTGACTTTCGTGGGGTGGGGGCCCGTTCCCAGGAGAAATTCAAGGCCCTGGACATTGAAAATGGCTACCAACTTCGGGCGCTGAGTATCGAGACTTTGCGGGCGAACTTTGGTAAAATGGGGGACCACTTGTACTGGCAAGCTCGGGGCGTCCACTTTGGCCGGGTCATGTGGCAGCGCCAACGGCAGTCGGTTGGTAAGGAAGAAACCTTCGATTATCCGCTGCGCCAGCGCCAACAAATTAGCCAGGAATTTAAAAAGTTGGCCACTAAGCTAGTCACCCTGCTACAAAACAAGCAGCTAAGCGGCCGGACTATAAATGTTAAGATTCGTGATGATCAGTACCGTACTATTAATCGATCCCTAACGAAGGAAGGGGCCTGGCCCGTGGATGTTGAGGCGGTGCAAAATGCTGCCCAGCAGATTTTTGATCATGCCTTTGAGGAGGAGTTTTCAATCCGCCTGTTGGGGATTAGTTTCAGTAACCTCCAGGATAATCACTACCAGAATATTTCGCTCTTTGACCAGGCTGACTAG
- the rplS gene encoding 50S ribosomal protein L19: MRQNSLLEKVTAGQLRSDIPDFRAGDTVRVHARIVEGTRERVQLFEGVVIKRKGAGIQATYTVRKISSGVGVERTFPLHSPRVDKIEVTRLGQVRRAKLYYLRSLQGKAARIKERRRDV, encoded by the coding sequence ATGCGTCAAAATAGTCTTTTAGAAAAAGTAACTGCAGGACAACTGCGCTCTGACATTCCTGACTTTCGCGCCGGTGACACTGTGCGGGTTCACGCACGGATTGTCGAAGGTACTCGCGAACGTGTTCAGTTGTTTGAGGGTGTGGTAATCAAGCGTAAGGGCGCTGGTATCCAGGCTACTTACACTGTCCGCAAGATTTCATCAGGTGTTGGGGTGGAACGTACTTTCCCACTTCACTCACCACGGGTTGACAAGATTGAAGTGACTCGTCTGGGTCAGGTTCGTCGTGCCAAGCTTTACTACCTGCGTTCATTGCAGGGTAAGGCTGCCCGTATTAAAGAACGTCGTCGCGACGTTTAA